TAGATCACTTCATGGCTCTTCAAGAAGTGGGCCGTGTGATCCACCCAGTCCTTGCCGCCGGTCAAATCGAGGGCGGCGTAGCCCAAGGAATTGGTTACGCGATTTACGAAAAAGTCCGCTGGAACGAAGGCCGCATGATCAACGGCACGATGACCAATTACATTATGCCGACAAGTAGTGATCTGCCGACGATCGAAGTGCTCTTCGAGGAAGTCCCTTACGAGTACGGGCCGCGGGGTGCTAAAGGGATTGGCGAACTCCCGATGGATGGACCTGCTCCGGCGATCTTAAACGCCGTGGCGATGGCCACGGGCCAACAGATCAAATCCATTCCGATGTTACCTGAAGATTTAATGAGAGCGAGCCTATGAAAGTTGAATTTAGATTAAACGGAAAAGAAGTCAGCGTGGATGCTCCGCCAATGAAACGTCTTTTAGATGTTCTTCGCGATGAGCTCACCAACACCGGTACCAAAGAAGGCTGTGGCGAAGGCGAATGCGGAGCTTGCTCCGTAATGATGAATCAGGTTCTCGTTAACAGCTGTCTCGTACCGGTGGCCCAATGTGCCGGCGCTGACATCCTGACAGTCGAAGGGCTTGGAACCCAAGAAGATCTGCACCCAATCCAACAAGCCTTTCTGGAATGCGGGGGCGCTCAGTGCGGGATCTGCACTCCTGGCATGCTGATGGCAAGCTTGGAGCTGCTGAACAAAAATCCAAATCCAAGCGAAACACAAATTCGCGAAGGTCTGGCCGGAAATCTCTGCCGCTGCACGGGTTATATGAAGATCTTTGATTCTGTGAAGAAAGCTTCGGAGGTTCTGAAATGAGAGCCTTCGTCCCAGAATATGAAATGAAGACGCCTGAAAGCTTGAATGAAACTCTGCAAATCCTGGCGCGCCATCCAGGCGAATGGAAAGTTTTTGCCGGCGGCACGGACCTGATGGTTGTATTTGAAACCGGCAAGCTTGCGCATAAAAAATATCTCAATATCAACCACATTCCGGAGCTGAAAGAGCTTTTGGTGAATGAAGAAGACGTGTTGATCGGCGCTGGTTGCACCTATCGTCAGATCCAAGACAATCCCGTGATTCAAAAAGAGTTCCCCATGCTCGTCGATGCAGCGAAGCTCACCGGGGCTGTGGCTATTCAGAATCGCGGCACCATCGGTGGTAATATCGCCAATATGAGCCCGGCGGCTGATACTCCACCGGCATTGTTGGCGTACGATGCGGATATCATTCTGCTCTCGACAAAGGGCTACCGCGTTTTGTCTTACAAGTATTTCCACCAGGCTTACAAACAAGCCGACCTTCGCCCGAGTGAAATCATCATGGCGGTTCGCTTAAAGCGCAACCAAGGCATGACTCACGATTATTACCGCAAAGTTGGAACCCGCAGCGCCCAGGCAATTTCCAAGGTCTGTATGGCGGCAACCGCTTCTGTAAACCGTCATCGTAAAATCGAGTGGATTCATATTGGCTATGGCAGCGTCGGACCAATTCCTTTGCGCGCCATCAGAACTGAGCACTTCCTTTTCCAGAAAGAGCTGACACCGGAGCTGATCAAAGAGGCCCGCAAACAGATTATGACGGAAGTGACTCCGATCGACGATATTCGCTCAGACGCTGTTTATCGACGCGAAGTTGCAGGCAACTTGCTCGTCGAGTTTTTAGAGAGTATTAAAGTCTAATGTCATGGGATTGGATTTCAGCGCTTCAAGAATTAAAACAACAGGCCGTTCCCGCGGCCCTTGTCACGATTATTAAAGCCAAGGGATCCACTCCCCGCGATATCGGCACGAAAATTCTTGTCACCGATAAAGAGTTCTTCGGCACCATCGGCGGTGGCCAACTTGAGGAACTCGTCATTGAAAAAGCCCGCGAAATTTTGAAAACTCACCAGGCTCCGGAGCGCGTGCCGTTTCCTCTGTGTATTAAAGCCAACCAGTGCTGCGGGGGTTTTGTGGAGGTCTTTATCGAAACCATCAATACCGGGCCGCAATTACTGATTTTCGGCGCAGGCCATGTCAGCCAGGCCATTGCAAAGACTCTGGAAGGCACTCCGTTTCAGATCCACATGATCGACCCGCGCGAAGAGTGGCTGGAAAAAGCTGGGACTTCTGTCAGTAAGCATAAAGACAGCGGGCTTGAGTTTATTGAAAAGCACGCTCACTGGAACCCTGAAAGAACCTACGCCGTCGTGATGACTTACGATCACGATCTTGATCAAGATCTCATCGAGCAGCTTTCAAAGAAAGATATGAAGTACTTGGGGCTCATTGGTAGCAAGACGAAGTGGCAACGCTTTCAAAAGCGCCTCATTGAGAAATCCCATCCTGCAGAACTCCTCAACCGCGTTCGTTGCCCGATTGGCCTGCCTATTGGCGGCAAGTCTCCTCAGGAAGTGGCTATCAGCTTTGCGGCGGAAATTGTGCAAATACAAAATGAAGTTTTGAAAAACTCCGCAGCTTCCGAAAAATCCCATCACATTTCTCAAGAAGACTCCTGGCTGGAGGAGCTGGGATGAATTTTATTCTGCTCGCGGCAGGACATGGGAAAAGAATGGGCGGCAATAAAGCTTTGATGGAATATCAAGGTCAGCCCTGGATCTTAACTCAGCTGAAGCAGATCACCGACGTCGGCTTTCAAAGTATCACCATCGTTACCAATGCCGAGTCAGAAGCTGCTCTGGAAAAACTGGTGGAAAACCATTCACCGGCAGTTATTGTGCTGACAAATCCTCGCCCAGAACTAGGACCTTTTTCATCATTGCAGCTCGCTATTGCCGCGACTCCGGAAGATGCAAGCTTCGTGAGTCCCGTCGATGTTCCCTTAAAAGCGACAACGCTGAAGAAACTCCGCCAAGCATGGCTTCAACATGGGCACCTCGATGCTCTGATTCCTTCGCATCAAGATCGTAAAGGCCATCCAGTCATTCTTTCTGTGTCTTTGCAACGCGAGTTACTGAAGCTCTCACCTGAGAATCCCGAAGCACGTCTTGATTTTATCCTCAAGGCCCTACCGGAAAATAAGAAAAGGATCTTCAATGTCGAAGATCCTTTCATACAACTTAATTTAAATACTCCTGAAGATTTAGCAGCCTTGGCTCGGTGATGATGGCACGGTCGTCGCCGGAGTCGGAGTCACACGCGGAGTCGCCGTCGGTGTTGCCGATGGGCGCGGCGTCGGTGTTGGCGTCGCCGTTGGAGTTGGCGTCGGAGTTGGTGCCGTGCCTGCCGCTCCATACAAATCGACACAACCCGCTACGTCGTCAGCTCTGAGCATCAGCAAATACTGAACGTCGTGATAAGGGTTCGCATACATGATAGAAGCGCTCACATCAGAGTGAGCAAGACCCAACATATGACCTAATTCATGATTCGCAACCGCACGCAACGTCGTTGCATCACGAACCTGAGCAATATTGAAATTCACATCGGACTCGCTGATTGTTGAAGGTGTCGTATTCCCTCTGAAGTAACTGTAAGTGATGCCTGTTGCACCGTTTGCATCACCCCAAGCGACAACGTTCGTACTGTCACCCGTAGATGGCGTGGCCCCCTTCGTCGTTTCACCCATATAGTTGAAATTGATATTACAAACGCTGGTCCAATAGGCCATACTGGATTTGATCGTATCAAGTGCGGTAGAGGCCATGCTCGCAGGAGCGCCCGTTGGATTGTAGTACCAGTTGATCACGTTGGTTTTCCAGCGCGGAGCTTTTGCCGGATCGCCTTGATTGTTGAGATAGAGTTTTTCGCTGAAGTTCGTTGCTTCACTTTCTGGAACCAAAACCTGAACGTGGTAGTCGCCATCTTTGACTTGGGCGACGAGCACATCTGGATCGACTTTGCAGCCTGAAGAAGCTAAATCAGCGGAGTTTTGAACCGCATTGCCAGCATCACGCGAAGAACAGTTATTGAATGCTAAGAGAAGTGTCGCAGTCCCGACTGCCATGCAAGTCAGATACGACTTCTTTCGTAACTCCACTATTCCCCCCAAAAGAACGATGGAAACAAACAAGAATGAATAATTAAAATTTTATCGGAACGTGCAGGAGACTACCAACCCCATTTGATGCCAACTGTGCTGACATCGCCTTTTGCTGAGCTGCTAGTGTGATTAACGAAGAGATCTTTATTGAAAACCTTGTCTGAGAACTCAACCACTGTTTCAGCGGCCTTTGCATCGTAGTTGAACACGGCGTTCAACCAGCCTGTGTACTGAAGCTTCGCCATCGCTTGCAAGGCAAGGATTTGCATCGAGAACTTATGCTCGACACCTTTTGGCTCATCAGATTTTACAGTGATATCCGCTGACATCTTCTTTTGAACAGTCGTTGCCGTTTGACCAATCACGCTGTCTTTAACTTGTGCTGAGTTGAACCAAGTTTGAACGCTACGGTCAGCGATTTTAGCAGCAACTGTGTTCATGTTGTCAGTT
The sequence above is drawn from the Bdellovibrionales bacterium genome and encodes:
- a CDS encoding (2Fe-2S)-binding protein, whose protein sequence is MKVEFRLNGKEVSVDAPPMKRLLDVLRDELTNTGTKEGCGEGECGACSVMMNQVLVNSCLVPVAQCAGADILTVEGLGTQEDLHPIQQAFLECGGAQCGICTPGMLMASLELLNKNPNPSETQIREGLAGNLCRCTGYMKIFDSVKKASEVLK
- a CDS encoding xanthine dehydrogenase family protein subunit M, which produces MRAFVPEYEMKTPESLNETLQILARHPGEWKVFAGGTDLMVVFETGKLAHKKYLNINHIPELKELLVNEEDVLIGAGCTYRQIQDNPVIQKEFPMLVDAAKLTGAVAIQNRGTIGGNIANMSPAADTPPALLAYDADIILLSTKGYRVLSYKYFHQAYKQADLRPSEIIMAVRLKRNQGMTHDYYRKVGTRSAQAISKVCMAATASVNRHRKIEWIHIGYGSVGPIPLRAIRTEHFLFQKELTPELIKEARKQIMTEVTPIDDIRSDAVYRREVAGNLLVEFLESIKV
- the xdhC gene encoding xanthine dehydrogenase accessory protein XdhC; its protein translation is MSWDWISALQELKQQAVPAALVTIIKAKGSTPRDIGTKILVTDKEFFGTIGGGQLEELVIEKAREILKTHQAPERVPFPLCIKANQCCGGFVEVFIETINTGPQLLIFGAGHVSQAIAKTLEGTPFQIHMIDPREEWLEKAGTSVSKHKDSGLEFIEKHAHWNPERTYAVVMTYDHDLDQDLIEQLSKKDMKYLGLIGSKTKWQRFQKRLIEKSHPAELLNRVRCPIGLPIGGKSPQEVAISFAAEIVQIQNEVLKNSAASEKSHHISQEDSWLEELG
- a CDS encoding nucleotidyltransferase family protein, which gives rise to MNFILLAAGHGKRMGGNKALMEYQGQPWILTQLKQITDVGFQSITIVTNAESEAALEKLVENHSPAVIVLTNPRPELGPFSSLQLAIAATPEDASFVSPVDVPLKATTLKKLRQAWLQHGHLDALIPSHQDRKGHPVILSVSLQRELLKLSPENPEARLDFILKALPENKKRIFNVEDPFIQLNLNTPEDLAALAR
- a CDS encoding matrixin family metalloprotease; translated protein: MELRKKSYLTCMAVGTATLLLAFNNCSSRDAGNAVQNSADLASSGCKVDPDVLVAQVKDGDYHVQVLVPESEATNFSEKLYLNNQGDPAKAPRWKTNVINWYYNPTGAPASMASTALDTIKSSMAYWTSVCNINFNYMGETTKGATPSTGDSTNVVAWGDANGATGITYSYFRGNTTPSTISESDVNFNIAQVRDATTLRAVANHELGHMLGLAHSDVSASIMYANPYHDVQYLLMLRADDVAGCVDLYGAAGTAPTPTPTPTATPTPTPRPSATPTATPRVTPTPATTVPSSPSQGC